Proteins encoded within one genomic window of Tigriopus californicus strain San Diego chromosome 12, Tcal_SD_v2.1, whole genome shotgun sequence:
- the LOC131891290 gene encoding uncharacterized protein LOC131891290: MPSDSAQAVQAVSLKLPQFWSQQPRVWFTQTEAQFGLRGITSDDTKFNHVVAALDQDTALRVLDLLENPPDGGRYTALKTRLLDTFTLSEYERAGRLLRMPELGDDKPSLLMDKMRVFLDRMPDDLRATLVHSGVSDMRELARSADQLWQTRSLTTASVRKGPGKKLLGKPANSNLCYYHHLYGKKAHKCQPPCKFVGEVQDFVEYREPINQAENISAAHQ, translated from the exons ATGCCATCCGATAGCGCGCAAGCCGTGCAAGCTGTGAGCCTTAAGCTTCCCCAATTCTGGAGCCAGCAACCACGTGTCTGGTTTACCCAAACTGAGGCTCAATTCGGGTTGAGGGGTATTACTTCCGACGATACCAAATTCAACCACGTTGTAGCCGCCCTAGATCAAGACACCGCTCTTCGGGTCCTTGACCTACTAGAAAATCCCCCGGACGGCGGGCGATACACAGCGCTGAAAACCCGCCTCTTGGACACTTTTACACTTTCCGAATATGAACGTGCGGGCCGGTTACTGCGCATGCCTGAGTTAGGGGATGATAAGCCCTCGTTGCTCATGGACAAAAT GCGAGTGTTTTTGGACCGCATGCCGGACGATCTTCGGGCTACTCTTGTCCATTCCGGCGTATCGGACATGAGAGAGCTCGCCCGTTCCGCGGATCAACTCTGGCAAACCCGTTCACTAACAACGGCTTCGGTCCGGAAGGGACCAGGGAAGAAACTACTTGGCAAACCTGCTAATTCGAACCTCTGCTACTATCATCACTTATATGGGAAGAAAGCCCATAAGTGTCAGCCTCCTTGCAAATTCGTGGGTGAAGTGCAAGATTTTGTAGAATACCGAGAGCCCATTAATCAAGCGGAAAACATCTCGGCCGCTCACCAGTGA